A single Bacillus sp. HMF5848 DNA region contains:
- a CDS encoding ABC transporter ATP-binding protein translates to MTADYVIEMLNIRKEFPGIVANDNITLQLQKGEIHALLGENGAGKSTLMNVLFGLYQPEKGEIKVKGKPVKISDPNIANSLGIGMVHQHFMLVQNFTVTENIILGSEPTKSGQINIQDAAKQIEEISKQYGLAVDPYAKIEDISVGMQQRVEILKTLYRGADILIFDEPTAVLTPQEIKELIQIMKRLIAEDKSIILITHKLKEIMEVCDRCTVIRKGKGIGTVNVPDTNEDELASLMVGREVHFSVDKTEANPTKNVLSIKDLVVDDSRGLSAVNGLTLDVRAGEIVGIAGVDGNGQSELIEAITGLRKVKSGTVALNEKDLTNQAPRKITSSGVGHIPQDRHKHGLVLDFSIGENMALQTYYEKPYTKSGILNYKAIYEKAKSLISEFDVRTPSEFTLARALSGGNQQKAIIAREVDRSPDLLIAAQPTRGLDVGAIEFIHKRLVEQRDQGKAVLLVSFELDEIMNLSDRIAVIYEGEIVGVVDPKTTTEQELGLMMAGSNKESAGVSS, encoded by the coding sequence ATGACAGCGGATTATGTAATTGAGATGCTGAACATCAGGAAAGAATTCCCTGGAATTGTTGCTAATGACAACATAACGTTGCAGTTGCAAAAAGGTGAGATTCATGCTTTGTTGGGTGAAAACGGAGCAGGGAAATCAACGTTAATGAATGTGCTGTTTGGTTTGTATCAACCGGAAAAAGGTGAAATTAAGGTAAAAGGAAAACCTGTAAAGATTTCAGATCCAAACATTGCAAACAGCTTAGGAATTGGAATGGTTCATCAGCACTTTATGCTAGTGCAAAATTTTACTGTAACGGAAAATATAATTCTTGGCTCAGAACCAACAAAATCAGGTCAAATTAATATTCAAGATGCTGCTAAGCAAATAGAAGAAATTTCAAAGCAATACGGACTTGCTGTAGATCCATATGCAAAAATTGAAGATATATCTGTAGGTATGCAACAGCGTGTAGAGATTTTAAAAACCCTTTATCGTGGAGCTGACATTTTAATATTTGACGAACCGACTGCGGTGTTAACACCACAGGAAATAAAAGAACTTATTCAAATTATGAAGCGTTTAATAGCAGAAGATAAGTCTATTATTTTGATTACACATAAACTAAAAGAGATTATGGAAGTTTGTGACCGTTGTACGGTCATTCGCAAAGGTAAAGGAATTGGTACTGTGAACGTTCCTGATACAAACGAGGATGAGTTAGCATCTCTTATGGTTGGGCGTGAAGTACACTTCTCTGTTGATAAAACTGAAGCGAACCCAACTAAAAATGTACTTTCTATTAAGGATTTAGTTGTTGATGATTCAAGAGGACTTTCAGCAGTAAATGGGCTTACATTAGATGTTCGAGCTGGTGAAATTGTAGGTATCGCTGGTGTTGATGGAAATGGACAATCGGAACTTATTGAAGCAATTACTGGACTGCGAAAAGTAAAATCAGGTACTGTAGCTTTGAACGAAAAAGATTTAACAAATCAAGCTCCTCGGAAAATTACATCATCCGGTGTTGGTCACATACCACAGGATAGACATAAACATGGTTTAGTTTTGGATTTTTCAATCGGTGAGAATATGGCACTCCAAACGTATTATGAAAAGCCATACACTAAAAGCGGTATTTTAAATTACAAAGCTATATACGAAAAAGCAAAATCTTTAATCTCCGAATTTGATGTAAGAACACCTAGTGAGTTTACATTAGCTCGAGCTTTATCAGGCGGTAATCAGCAGAAAGCAATTATTGCTCGTGAAGTCGATCGCAGTCCTGATTTATTAATTGCTGCACAGCCAACTCGTGGTTTAGATGTTGGTGCTATTGAGTTTATTCATAAGCGCTTAGTAGAACAGCGCGATCAAGGGAAAGCTGTATTACTTGTTTCTTTTGAGTTAGATGAGATTATGAACTTAAGCGATCGTATAGCTGTTATTTATGAAGGAGAAATTGTTGGTGTTGTTGATCCTAAGACTACAACTGAACAAGAGCTTGGTCTTATGATGGCTGGTAGCAACAAGGAAAGTGCAGGTGTATCTTCATGA
- a CDS encoding ABC transporter permease gives MRAILRNEKVVNILIPVLAAILGLLAGAIIMLLGGYDPIKGFSALIEGMIGRPRAIGETIRSMAPLILAGLAVAFAFKTGLFNIGVEGQLLVGWLASVWVGYAFDLPKLIHVPLAVLAAALAGGIWGVIPGYLKARFKVHEVIVTIMMNYVALYTTAYLIRTYLFAGNEKSYKIQESASLASPFLRSLTENSRLHWGIVIAIAMAFIMWLIIEKTSLGYELRSVGFNQYASQYAGMNVSRSIVLSMAISGVFAGIAGAMEGLGTFQNMGVLSAFTGTGFDGIAVALLGSNSPLGIIFAAALFGGLKTAGPQMNFDANVPSELIEIIIALIIFFVASSYLIRWVLNRLSKEGK, from the coding sequence ATGAGAGCAATATTAAGAAATGAAAAGGTTGTAAATATATTAATTCCAGTTTTAGCAGCAATCCTTGGATTGCTAGCAGGGGCAATAATAATGTTGTTAGGTGGTTATGATCCTATTAAAGGCTTTTCTGCTCTAATTGAAGGTATGATAGGTAGACCGAGAGCTATCGGTGAAACTATTAGATCTATGGCTCCTCTTATTTTAGCGGGTCTCGCTGTTGCCTTTGCATTTAAAACAGGCCTGTTTAATATTGGTGTAGAAGGTCAATTACTTGTTGGCTGGTTAGCCTCAGTATGGGTAGGGTATGCTTTCGATTTACCTAAACTTATACACGTTCCATTAGCTGTTCTTGCTGCTGCATTAGCTGGTGGAATTTGGGGAGTTATTCCTGGATATTTAAAAGCTAGGTTTAAGGTACACGAAGTTATTGTGACGATTATGATGAACTACGTAGCACTTTATACAACAGCTTATTTAATTAGGACGTATTTATTTGCAGGAAACGAAAAGTCATATAAGATTCAGGAGAGTGCTTCTTTAGCTTCACCTTTCTTACGTTCACTTACTGAAAACTCTCGTCTTCACTGGGGGATTGTAATTGCAATAGCTATGGCATTCATTATGTGGTTAATTATCGAGAAAACCTCTCTAGGTTATGAATTGCGTTCTGTTGGATTCAACCAATACGCTTCACAATACGCAGGTATGAATGTTTCAAGAAGTATCGTCTTATCGATGGCTATATCGGGAGTATTTGCTGGGATAGCTGGAGCTATGGAGGGCTTAGGAACGTTCCAAAATATGGGTGTTTTGTCGGCTTTTACCGGGACAGGCTTTGACGGAATCGCTGTAGCCCTATTAGGATCAAATTCGCCACTCGGTATTATATTTGCAGCAGCTCTATTTGGAGGACTTAAAACGGCAGGGCCTCAAATGAACTTCGATGCAAATGTACCTTCCGAGCTTATTGAAATTATTATTGCACTAATTATCTTCTTTGTCGCATCTAGTTATTTAATTAGATGGGTGTTAAACCGCTTAAGCAAGGAGGGCAAATAA
- a CDS encoding ABC transporter permease produces MSFLEILYLIIPAALYSAAPLVFTALGGVFSERSGVVNIALEGLMLFGAFVGITTTLLLEGSMGSVAPWFALVLAGIVCGIFALLHAFASITLKADQVVSGVAINFLAAGLSLFLTKKIFDKGQTDFIDFRIDKINVPLLSDIPVIGDMFFSRIPVTSYIALFLAFVVWFVIFKTPFGLRLRAVGEHPMAADTMGIKVLRMRYIGVMLSGVFAGIGGAVYAISISGNFAPGTISGQGFLALAAMIFGKWHPIGAMGAALFFGLAQSLSITGSQIPFLQDIPTVYLYIAPYVLTILALTGFVGRAEAPKALGTPYEKGKR; encoded by the coding sequence ATGAGTTTTTTAGAAATTTTATACTTAATTATACCGGCAGCCTTATACTCAGCAGCCCCTCTAGTGTTTACAGCTTTAGGTGGTGTTTTTAGTGAAAGATCAGGTGTTGTTAACATTGCATTAGAAGGTCTTATGTTATTTGGTGCTTTTGTTGGAATTACAACAACATTATTGTTAGAAGGTAGTATGGGATCTGTTGCTCCATGGTTTGCTTTGGTACTTGCAGGAATTGTTTGTGGTATTTTTGCGCTATTGCATGCTTTTGCTTCTATCACATTAAAAGCTGACCAAGTTGTAAGTGGGGTAGCTATTAACTTTTTAGCTGCAGGATTATCTCTGTTTCTAACAAAGAAAATCTTTGACAAAGGTCAAACAGACTTTATTGACTTCCGTATTGACAAAATTAACGTACCATTATTATCTGATATTCCTGTTATAGGTGATATGTTCTTTTCACGTATCCCAGTAACATCTTATATTGCTCTTTTCTTAGCATTTGTTGTTTGGTTTGTTATTTTCAAAACTCCATTTGGATTGCGTTTGCGTGCTGTGGGAGAGCATCCGATGGCAGCCGATACAATGGGAATTAAAGTGCTTCGTATGCGTTATATAGGTGTTATGCTATCAGGTGTTTTTGCTGGTATTGGCGGAGCAGTATATGCTATTAGTATTTCGGGTAACTTCGCGCCAGGTACCATTTCAGGTCAAGGATTCTTAGCTTTAGCCGCCATGATCTTTGGTAAGTGGCATCCAATTGGTGCTATGGGTGCAGCATTATTCTTTGGACTCGCTCAATCTTTAAGTATTACAGGGTCACAAATTCCATTTTTACAGGATATTCCTACTGTATACTTATATATAGCACCATATGTATTAACTATACTTGCGTTGACAGGATTTGTTGGCCGTGCAGAAGCACCAAAAGCGCTCGGTACTCCATACGAAAAAGGTAAACGTTAA
- the yfmF gene encoding EF-P 5-aminopentanol modification-associated protein YfmF, with translation MLIEHKKQQIQGLQVHVVPTKKFKTTTIILKLNAPLQQDTVTLRALLPHVLQNATSRFTSTSKLRSYLDDLYGAHLFVDLAKKGENHVITFTLEVANEKYLQDSTPLFEKAAEFFSELIHHPLLENNKFNQDVLRKEKRAMEQRIQAVYDDKMRYANLRLVQEMCKNEPYKLHVNGEIDDVNNITSESLFNYYQKSTDNDKADLYVVGDIEEKVVVDTVSKYFSFSQRDNTRTTMSHCVEVVDQKEIKEEQDVKQGKLNMGYRTNITYADDLYYSLQVFNGVFGGFSHSKLFRNVREKESLAYYAASRVESHKGLLMVMSGIDSSNYNKAVTIINEQLDAIKNGSFTDEEILQTKAVLRNQILETVDTARGIVEVLYHNELSLVDRPLNNWLKGVEAVSKDDIINAANLVQLDTIYFLTGKEGGQ, from the coding sequence ATGCTTATTGAACATAAAAAGCAACAAATACAGGGGCTTCAAGTACACGTAGTGCCTACAAAAAAGTTCAAAACGACCACAATAATTCTTAAGTTAAACGCACCGCTCCAGCAAGACACAGTTACGTTACGCGCACTTTTGCCTCATGTTCTTCAAAATGCAACAAGTCGTTTTACTTCAACATCTAAATTACGAAGCTATTTAGATGATTTATATGGTGCGCATTTATTTGTGGATTTAGCTAAAAAAGGTGAGAATCATGTCATTACCTTTACACTCGAGGTCGCTAACGAGAAATACTTACAAGATTCAACCCCTTTATTTGAGAAGGCGGCTGAATTCTTTTCGGAGCTAATTCATCATCCTTTACTTGAGAATAACAAGTTTAATCAGGATGTATTGAGAAAAGAAAAGCGTGCTATGGAACAAAGAATTCAAGCAGTCTATGACGATAAAATGCGTTACGCTAATTTACGCCTTGTTCAAGAAATGTGTAAAAATGAACCTTATAAACTACATGTAAATGGTGAAATAGACGATGTAAACAATATAACAAGTGAAAGCTTATTTAATTACTACCAAAAGAGCACCGATAACGACAAGGCGGACCTATATGTAGTAGGTGATATAGAGGAAAAAGTTGTAGTAGATACTGTTTCGAAGTATTTTTCGTTTTCACAAAGGGATAACACTCGTACTACTATGTCACATTGTGTTGAAGTGGTTGACCAGAAAGAGATAAAAGAAGAACAAGATGTTAAACAAGGAAAACTAAATATGGGGTATCGCACAAACATCACGTATGCAGATGATTTATATTATAGTTTACAAGTATTCAATGGAGTATTCGGTGGCTTCTCACATTCTAAACTGTTTCGTAATGTGCGTGAAAAAGAGAGCTTAGCATATTATGCAGCGTCACGTGTAGAAAGCCATAAAGGGTTACTTATGGTCATGTCAGGAATAGATTCATCTAATTATAACAAAGCAGTAACTATTATTAACGAACAATTAGATGCAATAAAAAATGGTAGCTTCACGGATGAGGAAATTTTACAAACAAAGGCAGTGTTAAGGAATCAAATTCTAGAGACAGTAGACACAGCACGAGGCATTGTTGAGGTTCTCTATCATAATGAATTATCATTGGTTGATCGCCCACTTAATAATTGGTTAAAAGGTGTTGAGGCTGTATCAAAAGATGACATCATTAATGCTGCAAATTTAGTTCAATTAGATACCATCTATTTCCTTACGGGAAAGGAGGGAGGACAATAA
- the yfmH gene encoding EF-P 5-aminopentanol modification-associated protein YfmH: MEKITFQQLNESLYFEQLSNGLQVYVLPKKCFNKTYVTFTTKYGSIDNQFTPINQTEMIKVPDGIAHFLEHKLFEKEHGDVFHDFSKQGASANAFTSFTRTAYLFSSTSNVETNLITLLDFVQEPYFTEQTVEKEKGIIGQEITMYDDNPDWRLYFGVIKNMYHNHPVAIDIAGTIESISNITKDMLYDCYHTFYHPSNMILFIVGPLDATEILKIVTDNQNEKQFEPPQEIQRFHYIEPPGVAEEKSVLQMNVHTPKCLVGLKAKQTDIQGAELLTRELAMNVMLEYLFGKSSKHYERLFDAGLIDDSFSFDFTLEQGFGFAIVGGDTQKPDELVKEIKGIYHSFASQNIETDALNRIIKKKIGNFLRAINSPEYIANQFTRYSFNNTNLFEVVPKLEELSVSYIQALAKEAIDDDYFTVCQVIPKEA; this comes from the coding sequence ATGGAGAAAATCACATTTCAGCAGTTAAACGAATCGCTTTATTTTGAGCAACTAAGCAATGGATTACAAGTATATGTGTTACCGAAGAAATGCTTTAATAAAACATATGTAACATTCACAACAAAATATGGTTCGATTGATAACCAATTTACTCCTATAAATCAAACGGAGATGATCAAGGTACCTGATGGAATTGCTCACTTTCTTGAGCATAAATTGTTTGAAAAGGAACATGGGGATGTGTTTCACGATTTTAGTAAGCAAGGTGCTTCAGCGAATGCATTCACTTCTTTTACAAGAACAGCATATTTATTTAGCAGCACGTCCAATGTGGAGACAAATCTAATTACATTACTTGATTTTGTTCAAGAGCCTTACTTTACTGAACAAACAGTTGAAAAGGAAAAGGGAATTATTGGTCAAGAAATTACAATGTACGACGACAACCCTGATTGGCGGTTATATTTTGGCGTCATCAAAAATATGTATCACAATCATCCCGTGGCCATTGATATTGCAGGGACTATTGAATCCATTTCTAACATAACAAAAGATATGTTATATGACTGTTACCATACTTTTTATCATCCGAGCAATATGATTTTGTTTATCGTAGGCCCTCTTGATGCAACAGAAATACTTAAAATTGTGACAGATAATCAAAATGAAAAGCAGTTTGAGCCACCTCAAGAAATACAGAGATTTCATTATATAGAACCTCCTGGAGTAGCAGAGGAAAAGTCAGTTCTACAAATGAATGTGCATACACCGAAATGCTTAGTGGGCTTAAAGGCCAAGCAAACCGATATACAAGGAGCGGAATTATTAACACGAGAACTAGCTATGAACGTTATGTTAGAGTACTTATTTGGAAAAAGCTCCAAACACTACGAAAGGCTGTTTGATGCCGGATTAATAGACGACTCGTTTTCTTTTGACTTTACACTTGAGCAAGGATTTGGTTTCGCTATAGTGGGAGGGGACACTCAAAAACCAGATGAGTTAGTTAAAGAAATAAAGGGGATTTATCACTCTTTTGCCAGTCAAAATATTGAAACTGACGCATTGAATAGGATTATAAAGAAAAAAATAGGTAATTTCTTAAGAGCAATTAATTCACCTGAGTATATTGCAAACCAATTTACTCGATACTCGTTTAACAATACAAATTTATTTGAAGTAGTACCAAAGCTCGAGGAGCTGTCCGTATCGTATATTCAAGCTTTAGCTAAAGAAGCAATCGATGATGATTATTTTACAGTATGTCAAGTTATTCCAAAGGAAGCGTAA
- a CDS encoding DUF3243 domain-containing protein — protein MSVLENWDQWKDFLQHRLEHAQNEGMDQNTISELAYQIGGYLASQVDAKTAEEKVLADLWQVADEKEQHAIANMMVKLVQKG, from the coding sequence ATGTCTGTTCTTGAAAATTGGGATCAATGGAAAGACTTTTTACAACACAGATTAGAGCATGCTCAAAACGAAGGTATGGATCAAAATACAATTTCAGAGCTAGCATACCAAATTGGAGGCTATCTAGCTTCACAGGTTGATGCTAAAACAGCCGAGGAAAAAGTGTTGGCAGATCTATGGCAAGTTGCGGATGAAAAAGAACAGCATGCAATTGCTAATATGATGGTGAAACTTGTTCAAAAAGGGTAA
- a CDS encoding YmfK family protein, which produces MEKKEWYLEYEIKKNRPGLLGDISSLLGMLSINIVTINGVDDKRRGLLLLSDTKEQIDRLKSILQTVDNITITKLREPKLRDRLAVRHGRYIQRDADDKKTFRFVREDLGVLVDFMAELFKQEGHKLIGIRGMPRVGKTESIVAASVCANKRWLFVSSTLLKQTVRSQLFEEEYNHDNLFILDGIVSTKRANEKHWQLVREILRLPAVKVVEHPDIFVQNSEYTLDDFDYIIELRNTHEEEITYHIDDDQQLFSDNSFSMFDF; this is translated from the coding sequence ATGGAAAAAAAAGAGTGGTACTTGGAGTATGAAATAAAAAAGAACCGTCCAGGCCTACTCGGGGATATCTCCTCTCTTCTTGGAATGCTTTCCATAAATATTGTCACTATTAACGGGGTTGACGATAAGCGAAGAGGCTTGTTGCTTTTGAGTGATACGAAAGAACAAATTGATCGACTTAAATCTATACTTCAAACAGTTGATAATATTACAATTACAAAGCTAAGAGAACCTAAATTGCGTGACCGTCTCGCTGTTCGTCATGGTAGATATATACAACGTGATGCGGATGACAAAAAAACATTCCGTTTTGTCAGAGAAGACCTTGGGGTGCTAGTTGATTTTATGGCTGAGTTATTCAAACAAGAAGGTCATAAGTTGATTGGTATTAGAGGAATGCCACGTGTTGGCAAAACTGAATCTATTGTTGCTGCAAGTGTTTGTGCTAACAAACGTTGGTTGTTTGTTTCATCAACACTTTTAAAGCAAACGGTTCGTAGTCAGCTTTTTGAGGAAGAATACAATCATGACAATCTATTTATCCTTGATGGTATTGTTTCTACAAAGCGCGCAAACGAAAAGCATTGGCAGCTAGTAAGAGAAATTTTGCGCTTACCTGCTGTAAAAGTCGTTGAGCACCCAGATATTTTTGTTCAAAATTCGGAATATACTCTTGATGATTTTGATTACATAATTGAGTTACGTAATACTCATGAAGAAGAGATTACGTACCATATTGATGATGACCAGCAGCTGTTCTCTGATAATAGTTTTTCTATGTTTGATTTTTAA
- a CDS encoding helix-turn-helix domain-containing protein, protein MTDLGAKLKEARMEKNLSLEQIQDVTKIQKRYLIGIEEGNYSIMPGSFYVRAFIKQYAEAVGLDPDMLFNDFQHDIPKTFQDDVSQKLSRVQTRRQISPQSSKLLEFLPTILVVLFVVGVVVLFWVYWQNSDFGKENNTNIEQPPTSFEESETSPLKKEDMTNSDNQDKSEPEPAPEPEPEPEPAPPQQKLTFVETTGNLSTFKLEQAENMLITIEANGGDTWIEVKNSKGAILFGGQIIKVGESTVVDASKEADVIIKAGADIFTVVKVNEEVLPFPIPTEPNKPKIQRLQIINNQVAP, encoded by the coding sequence ATGACAGACCTTGGAGCAAAGCTGAAAGAAGCAAGAATGGAGAAGAATTTAAGTCTTGAACAGATTCAAGATGTAACTAAAATTCAAAAACGTTATCTTATTGGAATTGAAGAGGGTAATTATAGTATAATGCCCGGAAGTTTTTATGTGAGAGCTTTCATCAAACAATATGCTGAGGCTGTAGGATTAGACCCCGATATGTTGTTTAATGATTTTCAACATGACATCCCTAAGACGTTTCAAGACGATGTTTCACAGAAGTTGTCAAGAGTTCAAACTAGGAGACAAATTTCTCCACAATCATCAAAACTTTTAGAGTTTCTCCCAACAATATTAGTAGTCCTTTTTGTTGTTGGTGTCGTTGTACTCTTCTGGGTATATTGGCAAAACAGTGATTTTGGTAAAGAAAACAATACAAACATAGAACAGCCGCCTACATCATTTGAGGAATCTGAGACGTCACCACTTAAAAAAGAAGACATGACAAATTCGGATAATCAAGATAAATCTGAGCCAGAACCAGCGCCTGAGCCGGAACCAGAACCAGAACCTGCTCCACCTCAACAGAAGTTGACCTTTGTTGAGACAACCGGAAACTTATCTACATTTAAGTTAGAACAGGCTGAGAATATGCTCATCACAATAGAGGCAAATGGCGGTGATACATGGATTGAGGTGAAAAATAGCAAAGGTGCTATTTTATTTGGGGGTCAAATTATTAAAGTCGGTGAATCCACGGTTGTTGATGCTTCGAAGGAAGCCGATGTCATAATAAAAGCAGGTGCAGACATATTTACTGTTGTGAAAGTAAATGAAGAAGTATTACCATTTCCTATTCCAACAGAGCCTAATAAACCAAAAATTCAACGTTTGCAGATAATAAATAATCAAGTTGCCCCATAA
- the pgsA gene encoding CDP-diacylglycerol--glycerol-3-phosphate 3-phosphatidyltransferase: protein MNIPNKITIARICLIPFFLVLLLAPISWGDMIIASETIPVTHFIAAIIFIIASTTDWIDGHYARKYNLVTDLGKFLDPLADKLLVSAALIALVELMLAPAWIVIIIISREFAVTGLRLVLAGGGEVVAANMLGKVKTWAQIVAISALLLHNIPFSALSIPFATISLWVALIFTVWSGLDYFVKNKQVFLNSK, encoded by the coding sequence ATGAATATACCTAATAAAATTACAATAGCGAGAATATGCTTAATACCATTTTTTTTAGTTTTGTTGTTAGCACCCATCTCATGGGGAGATATGATTATTGCCAGTGAAACGATTCCTGTAACCCACTTTATTGCTGCAATAATATTTATTATTGCTTCTACAACTGACTGGATTGACGGACATTACGCACGAAAGTATAACTTAGTAACGGACCTAGGCAAATTCCTTGACCCTCTTGCTGATAAATTGTTAGTGTCAGCTGCATTAATTGCTTTAGTAGAGCTGATGCTTGCTCCAGCTTGGATTGTAATTATAATAATTAGTCGTGAATTTGCTGTAACTGGACTACGTTTAGTTCTTGCTGGTGGAGGAGAGGTAGTTGCTGCAAACATGTTAGGGAAAGTGAAAACTTGGGCTCAAATTGTAGCAATCTCCGCTTTATTGCTGCATAATATACCGTTTAGTGCATTGTCCATTCCATTTGCTACCATATCACTTTGGGTTGCTTTAATCTTTACAGTGTGGTCAGGCTTGGACTACTTCGTAAAAAATAAGCAAGTGTTTTTAAATTCAAAATAG
- a CDS encoding competence/damage-inducible protein A: MNAEIIAVGSELLLGQIVNSNAQFLSTELAQLGINVYFHTVVGDNSSRLEQAIGIAKQRSNLLIFTGGLGPTKDDITKEIVAKNIHKQLQINDKALSTIEEYYERVNRIMSPNNRKQALVIEGATVFHNHNGMAPGMAIYDDGITYMLLPGPPKEMKPMFVKYGRDYLQQCLGRSEKLYTRVLRFYGIGESQLETEIEDLIDNQTNPTIAPLAADYEVTLRLTAKHEDEQAAIMLLDQTEKKIAARCGQFLYGYDDSTLANETFLYLQKNNLTIASAESLTGGAFLEGLIKLPGASSVVKGGFITYTREMKQQLLGISTEVITNEGVVSEACAFEMATQAKKLCKTDVGISFTGVAGPDSLEGKPAGLVYIGLATEEQTTVYKLQLAGSRNAIRERASKFGYYYLLKNNFNA, encoded by the coding sequence GTGAATGCTGAGATCATTGCCGTTGGCTCAGAACTTTTGTTAGGTCAAATAGTAAATAGTAATGCACAGTTTTTGTCAACAGAGCTTGCTCAATTGGGGATTAATGTATATTTCCATACGGTAGTAGGCGATAATTCATCGCGACTAGAGCAAGCGATAGGAATTGCTAAACAACGTTCAAATTTACTTATATTTACGGGTGGGTTAGGTCCTACTAAAGACGATATAACAAAAGAAATTGTTGCTAAAAATATTCATAAGCAACTGCAAATCAATGACAAAGCTCTTTCAACAATAGAAGAGTACTATGAACGTGTTAATCGTATTATGTCTCCAAACAATCGAAAACAGGCTCTTGTTATTGAGGGGGCAACTGTGTTTCACAATCATAATGGTATGGCTCCTGGTATGGCCATATATGATGATGGAATTACGTATATGCTTTTACCAGGACCTCCAAAAGAAATGAAACCAATGTTTGTTAAGTATGGGCGAGATTACTTACAACAATGTTTAGGACGATCAGAGAAGCTATATACACGAGTTCTTAGGTTCTATGGAATTGGCGAATCACAGCTTGAGACTGAAATTGAAGATTTGATTGATAATCAAACGAATCCTACGATTGCTCCTCTTGCAGCAGATTATGAAGTGACTCTTCGTTTAACTGCAAAACATGAAGATGAACAAGCAGCAATTATGCTTCTTGATCAGACAGAGAAAAAAATAGCCGCCCGTTGTGGTCAATTTTTATATGGTTATGACGACTCCACGCTAGCGAATGAAACATTTTTATATTTGCAGAAAAATAACTTAACCATTGCAAGTGCTGAGAGTTTGACTGGTGGAGCTTTCTTAGAGGGACTTATAAAGCTTCCAGGTGCTTCAAGTGTTGTAAAAGGTGGATTCATAACATATACGAGAGAAATGAAGCAGCAGTTATTAGGGATATCAACTGAAGTGATAACTAATGAAGGCGTTGTTAGTGAAGCGTGTGCATTTGAAATGGCCACGCAAGCGAAGAAGCTTTGCAAAACAGATGTAGGTATAAGCTTCACGGGCGTTGCTGGACCAGATAGTTTAGAGGGAAAACCTGCAGGACTAGTATATATTGGACTAGCCACTGAAGAACAAACTACCGTCTATAAGCTTCAACTGGCAGGAAGCCGTAATGCTATAAGGGAACGAGCTAGCAAGTTTGGCTACTATTATTTGTTGAAAAATAATTTTAACGCTTAA